In Urechidicola croceus, a single window of DNA contains:
- a CDS encoding PAS domain-containing sensor histidine kinase, which yields MFEQNQEVFNLLFEAISEGVVVVDIKQNIVIANTSAEEMFGYDKNELNGEHLNVLIPNNYHSGHGHHFKGFMKDREKRRMGLGRDVNGLKKNGTIFPIEAGLNPFEVAGKFYVMAIVIDITERKNYTENLEQIVKERTKQLEEALNKEKELNELKTKFLSLVSHEFKTPLSGILTSAILLEKYKLTEHQERRDKHIKTITDKVQYLNNILSDFLSLEKLETGKVNYSFKTFNLSKIVNEVVYNANMLLKEGQKINYPENIEGVSMQFDEKIMELALSNLVHNAIKYSPENSIIDIVIEQDKTTTIFKVKDEGIGIPKNEQKNIFNRYFRAENATLTQGTGIGLNIVKNHIENLGGTIDFESEENKGSIFTITLPNSPIK from the coding sequence ATGTTCGAACAAAACCAAGAGGTATTTAACCTACTTTTTGAAGCAATTTCAGAAGGTGTGGTTGTGGTAGATATCAAGCAAAATATAGTTATAGCAAATACTTCGGCGGAGGAAATGTTTGGATATGATAAGAATGAATTAAATGGTGAACATCTCAATGTTTTAATTCCAAATAATTACCATTCGGGTCATGGACATCACTTTAAAGGATTTATGAAGGATCGTGAGAAAAGAAGGATGGGTCTTGGAAGAGATGTCAATGGACTAAAAAAGAATGGAACTATTTTTCCTATTGAAGCAGGGTTAAATCCTTTTGAAGTAGCAGGAAAATTTTATGTCATGGCTATTGTTATTGATATTACAGAAAGAAAAAATTATACTGAAAACCTTGAACAAATAGTAAAAGAAAGAACTAAACAACTTGAAGAAGCGTTAAATAAAGAGAAGGAATTGAACGAATTGAAAACAAAGTTTTTATCATTAGTTTCACATGAATTTAAAACGCCTTTAAGTGGAATATTAACATCGGCTATTTTATTAGAAAAATATAAATTAACAGAACATCAAGAGAGGCGAGATAAGCACATTAAAACAATTACTGATAAGGTTCAGTATTTAAATAATATACTTAGTGACTTTTTATCCTTAGAAAAATTAGAAACAGGTAAAGTTAATTATTCGTTTAAAACGTTTAATTTAAGTAAAATAGTAAACGAAGTAGTTTATAATGCAAATATGTTATTGAAAGAAGGTCAAAAAATTAATTACCCTGAAAATATTGAAGGGGTTTCAATGCAGTTTGATGAGAAAATAATGGAATTGGCGCTATCAAACCTAGTTCATAATGCTATTAAATATTCACCAGAAAATTCCATTATTGATATTGTAATTGAACAAGATAAAACAACAACAATATTTAAAGTTAAAGATGAAGGAATTGGAATTCCGAAAAACGAGCAAAAAAATATATTTAATAGATATTTTAGGGCTGAAAACGCAACACTTACTCAAGGAACTGGTATAGGATTAAATATTGTGAAAAATCATATTGAAAATTTAGGAGGAACCATAGATTTTGAAAGTGAAGAAAATAAAGGTTCTATATTTACTATCACATTACCAAACTCACCTATAAAATGA
- a CDS encoding MBL fold metallo-hydrolase RNA specificity domain-containing protein — protein sequence MKKSVKIHFFGASGVVTGSKYLVEVFDKIILVDCGMFQGLKELRELNWHDLPTNVSKIDMVLLTHGHLDHVGYLPRLLKQGFKGKIIGTAPTLAIAEIILKDSAKIHEEEAEKANKEKYTKHSPAKPYYTIKEAEEIISLFEVELEDKWISVSDRISFRFQYNGHIIGATFIELDIDGKRYVFSGDIGRQSDFLLNDPKSPEWADYLFLESTYGNKLHPKENIEQVLSTIIKDTIHKKGNLIIPSFAVERLQTLMYVLWKLYDKNKIPNIPIFVDSPMGNNVLDVFWRFPKWHKLSDGEYKAMCNHVTIVQSYRETWETIDDPRSKIIIAGSGMVTGGRVLTYLKQMIDEPSTTVLLVGYQAEGTRGRQLQDGAHELKFFGRYFPVKATVKSIESLSAHADQKGLINWLSTIKNTPENVFLVHGEPTASNTLRVKIKDIYNWNVSIPKLFDSVVLNV from the coding sequence ATGAAAAAAAGTGTCAAAATTCATTTTTTTGGAGCGTCAGGTGTAGTAACTGGGTCTAAGTATTTAGTTGAAGTATTCGACAAAATAATTTTAGTTGATTGTGGAATGTTTCAGGGTTTAAAAGAATTGCGAGAATTGAATTGGCATGATTTACCAACCAATGTTTCTAAAATTGATATGGTTTTATTAACCCATGGACACTTAGATCATGTTGGTTATTTACCGAGGCTTTTAAAGCAAGGATTTAAAGGGAAAATAATAGGAACAGCACCAACACTTGCAATCGCAGAAATTATCCTTAAAGATAGTGCCAAAATTCATGAAGAAGAGGCAGAAAAAGCCAATAAGGAAAAGTATACTAAACACAGTCCAGCAAAACCATATTATACAATTAAAGAAGCAGAGGAAATTATTTCCTTATTTGAGGTTGAATTGGAAGATAAGTGGATATCGGTATCAGATAGAATTTCATTTAGATTTCAATACAACGGACATATTATTGGAGCAACATTTATTGAGTTGGATATTGATGGAAAAAGATATGTGTTTTCTGGTGATATAGGACGCCAAAGTGATTTTTTATTGAATGACCCAAAAAGCCCAGAGTGGGCAGATTACTTGTTTTTAGAAAGTACATATGGTAATAAATTACATCCTAAAGAAAACATAGAACAAGTTTTATCAACTATTATTAAGGATACTATTCATAAAAAAGGAAATTTGATAATCCCAAGTTTTGCAGTTGAACGATTACAAACATTGATGTATGTTCTTTGGAAATTATATGATAAAAATAAAATTCCAAATATTCCAATTTTTGTTGATAGTCCAATGGGGAATAATGTTTTAGATGTTTTTTGGAGATTTCCTAAATGGCATAAACTTTCGGATGGCGAGTATAAGGCTATGTGTAATCATGTAACTATTGTGCAGTCATATAGAGAAACATGGGAAACAATTGATGACCCAAGATCTAAAATTATTATTGCAGGAAGTGGAATGGTTACAGGAGGTAGGGTTTTGACCTACTTAAAACAAATGATTGATGAACCTTCTACTACGGTACTTTTAGTTGGTTATCAAGCCGAAGGTACAAGAGGTAGGCAATTACAAGATGGTGCCCACGAGTTGAAGTTTTTTGGTCGATATTTCCCAGTAAAAGCTACAGTTAAAAGTATTGAAAGTTTATCTGCACATGCCGATCAAAAAGGTTTAATAAATTGGTTAAGTACTATTAAGAACACACCCGAAAACGTTTTTTTGGTTCATGGAGAGCCTACAGCATCAAACACTTTAAGAGTTAAAATAAAAGATATATATAACTGGAATGTGAGTATTCCAAAACTATTTGATTCGGTTGTGTTAAATGTTTGA
- the trxA gene encoding thioredoxin → MKSSFGEIVNSDQLVLVDFFADWCGPCKMLAPILKQVKNELGDSIKIVKIDVDKNQPLSSKYQVRGVPTMILFKHGNVLWRQSGVLQKQDLISIISSHT, encoded by the coding sequence ATGAAAAGTAGTTTTGGTGAAATAGTAAATTCAGACCAGTTAGTTTTAGTTGACTTTTTTGCAGATTGGTGTGGACCGTGTAAAATGTTGGCACCAATACTTAAACAAGTTAAAAATGAATTAGGAGACTCAATAAAAATAGTTAAAATTGATGTAGATAAAAACCAACCTTTATCTTCAAAATATCAAGTAAGAGGTGTACCTACAATGATTCTATTTAAACATGGAAACGTATTATGGCGACAATCTGGTGTTCTTCAAAAACAAGATTTAATTTCCATTATAAGTTCTCACACCTGA
- a CDS encoding universal stress protein encodes MKNILIPTDFSDNSWNAIEYALNFFENSTCNFYILHIDRISDFVGGESPYIPTEEIIDKVFTKPSKEKLEQLLKKIDKLPLNPKHRFFTQTDYNLFIDSIRSHVAEKKIDFIVMGTKGASGIKKFIIGSNTGDVITKVQCNALIIPENAKYVKPNEIAFPTDFTFFYPTETLKPISEILELHDSAIRILHINKKKIQLNDDQLRNKDYLEDYFGKFKHSFHFLTNKHIEDAIQCFVESRNIDLITMVAKNLNYFQKILFHPTVQEISYHTDVPFLVLHE; translated from the coding sequence ATGAAAAATATTTTAATTCCTACTGATTTTTCTGATAATTCGTGGAATGCAATTGAATATGCACTGAATTTTTTTGAGAACTCTACTTGTAATTTCTACATTTTACATATTGATAGAATTAGTGATTTTGTTGGAGGTGAATCTCCTTATATTCCTACAGAAGAAATAATAGATAAGGTATTTACCAAACCATCAAAAGAGAAACTTGAGCAGTTACTAAAAAAAATAGATAAATTACCTTTAAATCCTAAACATCGATTTTTCACACAAACAGATTATAATTTATTTATAGATTCAATTCGATCACATGTTGCTGAAAAGAAAATTGATTTTATAGTTATGGGTACTAAAGGTGCTTCAGGAATAAAAAAATTTATAATTGGTAGCAATACAGGTGATGTAATAACTAAGGTTCAATGCAATGCTTTGATTATACCAGAAAACGCAAAATATGTGAAGCCAAATGAGATTGCTTTTCCTACAGACTTTACTTTTTTCTACCCAACAGAAACATTAAAACCAATTTCTGAAATTTTAGAATTACACGACTCAGCAATTAGAATACTTCACATAAATAAAAAGAAGATTCAATTAAATGATGATCAATTGAGGAATAAAGATTATTTGGAAGACTACTTTGGAAAGTTTAAACATAGTTTTCATTTTTTAACTAATAAGCATATTGAAGATGCAATACAATGCTTTGTTGAGAGTAGAAATATTGATTTGATTACGATGGTTGCTAAAAATTTAAATTATTTCCAAAAAATCTTATTTCATCCAACAGTTCAAGAAATAAGTTATCATACAGATGTACCATTTTTGGTGCTTCATGAATAG
- a CDS encoding HPF/RaiA family ribosome-associated protein: MKIDIQFVQMPTSESMANYTLHKLENIAKKYSWLIHTEVFFKKENDPKGKGKICEMELSLPGPRIYASSNEKNFELAVKGTIKDMERQIKKRKAEMKPHM; this comes from the coding sequence ATGAAAATAGACATTCAATTTGTACAAATGCCAACCAGTGAATCAATGGCCAATTATACCTTACATAAATTGGAAAATATTGCTAAAAAATATTCGTGGTTAATTCATACTGAAGTGTTTTTTAAAAAAGAAAATGATCCAAAAGGAAAAGGAAAAATATGTGAGATGGAATTGAGTTTACCGGGTCCAAGAATTTATGCTTCATCAAATGAAAAAAACTTTGAATTAGCAGTAAAAGGGACAATCAAGGATATGGAAAGACAAATTAAAAAAAGAAAAGCAGAAATGAAGCCTCACATGTAA
- a CDS encoding universal stress protein, with the protein MKKKILLPTDFSKNSWNAVTYALKLYADDECDFYLLNAFNATGYLIESMMIPEPGEPKYEDAKLKSEQGLSKLMDMIKFRDDENPKHNFYTISNYNNPLGAIEHIVEKKDIEMIVMGTKGETSSNKVFFGSHAIDVMEKIRNCPVLVIPENVVFKPLKEIVFPTSYKTHFKRRELIHLIDLTKKFNASIRILHISEEDELDKNQEERRKMLEEYFEGFSFSFHTLTNIKVQTAINCFVESRNSDLVAFINKKHAFFGSLITKPLVKSIGYQSDVPILVMHDLRN; encoded by the coding sequence ATGAAAAAAAAGATATTATTACCAACCGATTTCTCAAAAAACTCATGGAATGCAGTTACTTATGCTTTGAAGTTGTATGCAGATGACGAATGTGATTTTTACCTTTTAAACGCTTTTAATGCAACAGGATATCTTATTGAAAGTATGATGATTCCAGAACCAGGAGAGCCTAAATATGAAGATGCTAAACTTAAATCTGAACAGGGTTTATCAAAATTGATGGATATGATTAAGTTTAGAGATGATGAAAATCCGAAACATAATTTTTATACAATTTCTAATTATAATAATCCTTTAGGCGCAATTGAGCATATAGTTGAAAAAAAGGATATAGAAATGATAGTAATGGGAACAAAAGGCGAAACATCATCAAATAAAGTTTTTTTTGGTAGCCATGCAATTGATGTTATGGAAAAAATACGAAATTGTCCAGTTTTGGTAATTCCAGAAAATGTTGTTTTTAAACCCTTAAAAGAAATTGTATTCCCAACAAGTTATAAGACACATTTTAAAAGACGAGAGTTAATACATTTAATTGACTTGACTAAAAAATTTAATGCTTCTATTAGGATTTTGCATATTTCTGAAGAAGATGAATTAGATAAAAATCAAGAGGAACGCAGAAAGATGTTGGAAGAATATTTCGAAGGATTTAGTTTTTCATTTCATACGTTAACTAATATCAAAGTTCAAACTGCAATCAATTGTTTTGTTGAAAGTAGAAATAGTGACTTAGTTGCATTCATTAATAAAAAACATGCTTTTTTTGGTAGTTTAATAACAAAACCACTTGTAAAAAGTATTGGTTATCAATCAGATGTTCCAATATTAGTAATGCACGATTTAAGAAATTAA
- a CDS encoding DUF302 domain-containing protein: MNYYFNKTITGDFNAIIEKTTNLLKEQGFGILTEIDIQQTLKNKLNVDFNKYKILGACNPEFAYQALQEEDKIGTMLPCNVIVQELGKNNIEVAAVNPVMSMQAVINPALIGIANEVSEKLKNVIKNL; encoded by the coding sequence ATGAATTACTATTTTAACAAAACTATTACAGGAGATTTTAATGCAATTATTGAAAAAACTACCAATTTATTAAAAGAACAAGGGTTTGGAATATTAACCGAAATTGATATCCAGCAAACCCTTAAAAATAAATTGAATGTAGATTTTAATAAATATAAAATATTAGGTGCTTGTAATCCAGAATTTGCATACCAAGCATTACAAGAAGAGGATAAAATTGGCACAATGTTACCTTGCAATGTTATTGTACAAGAATTAGGTAAAAATAATATTGAAGTTGCAGCCGTAAATCCAGTTATGTCAATGCAAGCAGTTATCAATCCTGCTCTTATTGGAATTGCCAATGAAGTGAGTGAAAAACTCAAAAATGTTATCAAAAATCTATAA
- a CDS encoding response regulator: protein MKKVLLIEDDSVIRENTAELLELSNYEVLTSENGLQGLQSAKENLPDIIVCDIMMPKLDGYGVLEGLSKNDETKYIPFIFLSAKTERKDVRKGMDLGADDYITKPFTEDELISAIESRLAKSSILSEIRNNKKAKVDEISTDELRSLNDLKNYFDDNGKTFTFKKGESIYIENDNSNFVYLINSGVVKSHKIDEDGKELITSLYKEDDLFGYTSFTQNIPYQESATAINETVLIGITKNELKKILNDNHKVTLDLIQLLTDNLTDIKEQLLEMAYGSVNKKTAQTILKFADKINSKSNHAIKISRNDLASVAGIATETLIRTLSSFKKDGLIEIEGRNIKILDINKLEKMY, encoded by the coding sequence ATGAAAAAGGTACTATTAATTGAAGATGATTCGGTCATTAGAGAAAATACGGCAGAATTATTAGAATTGTCTAATTATGAGGTGTTAACTTCTGAAAATGGTTTGCAAGGATTGCAGTCTGCAAAAGAGAACTTACCAGATATTATAGTATGTGATATTATGATGCCCAAACTAGATGGCTATGGAGTTCTTGAAGGTCTTTCAAAAAATGATGAAACTAAATACATTCCATTTATTTTTTTATCTGCTAAAACAGAAAGGAAAGATGTGAGAAAAGGAATGGATTTAGGAGCAGATGATTATATAACCAAACCCTTTACCGAAGATGAACTAATAAGTGCTATTGAAAGTCGCCTTGCTAAATCTTCCATTTTAAGTGAAATACGAAATAACAAAAAGGCTAAAGTCGATGAAATTTCTACTGATGAATTAAGATCACTCAATGATTTAAAAAATTATTTTGATGATAATGGTAAAACGTTTACATTTAAAAAAGGGGAATCAATTTATATAGAAAATGATAATTCTAATTTTGTTTACTTGATAAATTCTGGCGTTGTTAAAAGCCATAAAATTGATGAGGATGGTAAAGAATTAATAACTTCATTATATAAAGAAGATGATTTGTTTGGTTACACATCATTTACTCAAAATATACCTTATCAAGAATCGGCAACAGCTATAAACGAAACCGTTTTAATTGGAATTACTAAAAATGAACTGAAAAAAATATTGAATGATAATCATAAAGTTACGTTAGATTTAATTCAACTGCTGACAGATAATCTTACTGATATAAAAGAGCAATTATTAGAAATGGCATATGGTTCAGTAAATAAAAAAACAGCTCAAACTATTCTTAAATTTGCCGATAAAATTAATAGTAAATCTAACCATGCGATAAAAATATCTCGAAATGATCTTGCAAGTGTTGCTGGTATTGCTACAGAAACATTAATTAGAACTCTTTCTAGTTTTAAGAAAGATGGCTTAATTGAAATTGAAGGCAGAAATATTAAAATTTTAGATATAAATAAATTGGAGAAAATGTATTAA
- a CDS encoding PDDEXK family nuclease: protein MKKDKIDIIKTSGEKVRFSLDKLRSSLRYSGASETIINRIIDNIRDELYQGISTKEIYNRAFSLLKKEKSHFASKYKLKKAIYELGPTGFPFERFVSSLLKYSGYQTEVGKIVAGKCVSHEIDVIAIKDSEAVVIECKFHSEEGLNCNVKIPLYIHSRYEDVKYNWNLNRIDKPELTKGWVVTNTRFTEDAIVYGKCVGLYLLSWDYPMGNGLKERIDRLGLYPITVSTLLTNREKQFLLSRDVVLCRELLTDKFYLDHLGVSDVRKNKILNEIKLLCTI, encoded by the coding sequence ATGAAAAAAGATAAAATAGATATCATTAAAACCTCAGGAGAAAAAGTTCGTTTTTCATTAGATAAATTACGTTCATCATTGAGATATTCAGGTGCTAGTGAAACTATTATCAATCGAATTATTGACAATATAAGAGATGAATTATACCAAGGTATATCTACTAAAGAAATTTACAATAGAGCATTCTCATTATTAAAAAAAGAAAAAAGCCATTTTGCCTCAAAATATAAGTTGAAAAAAGCCATTTATGAACTTGGACCAACTGGATTTCCTTTTGAAAGATTTGTTAGTTCATTATTAAAATATTCAGGGTATCAAACTGAAGTAGGTAAAATTGTTGCAGGTAAATGTGTATCCCATGAAATAGATGTCATTGCAATTAAAGATAGTGAAGCAGTTGTGATTGAGTGTAAATTTCATAGTGAAGAGGGATTAAATTGCAATGTGAAAATTCCACTTTATATTCATTCTCGTTATGAAGATGTAAAATATAATTGGAATTTAAATAGAATTGATAAACCTGAACTAACCAAAGGTTGGGTAGTTACAAATACTCGATTTACTGAAGATGCAATAGTGTATGGAAAATGTGTAGGGCTATATTTATTAAGTTGGGATTATCCAATGGGTAACGGATTGAAAGAACGAATTGATAGATTAGGATTATATCCTATTACGGTTTCTACACTACTAACTAATAGAGAAAAACAGTTTTTATTAAGTAGAGATGTGGTGTTGTGTCGAGAATTATTAACGGATAAATTTTATTTGGATCATTTAGGTGTTTCTGATGTTCGAAAAAATAAAATTCTAAATGAGATTAAATTGTTATGTACAATATAA
- a CDS encoding site-2 protease family protein yields MKGNLKLGSVFGIKVLVHWTFIFLIIWVVFSEISQGRNLESILYNIAFVIAVFLCVVLHELGHALTAKRYGIQTKKITLLPIGGIASLDKIPESPKHEFLVTIAGPLVNLIIALLLYFVIPVEYITNQNFTEIMHSMDDFTLRNFLFFLFIANIGLVVFNLIPAFPMDGGRIFRSILAMNMNRVKATSIASSVGQFIAVVFLLIGLIYNPILIFIALFIFLGAYGENKLVQHFALMKGHKVKEAMMTTFTQLRSENTLDDVANIIISGSEKDFVVLENNEIKGVLLNETFIKNSASRELLVKDIMKTTYKTVSSNDDLKDVYELLGSQTLKFFPVLENNKLVGVIDLINLHEFLLLESKLEY; encoded by the coding sequence ATGAAAGGTAATCTAAAATTAGGTAGTGTATTTGGAATTAAAGTTCTTGTACATTGGACATTCATATTTTTAATAATTTGGGTTGTTTTTTCAGAAATTTCTCAAGGTAGAAACTTAGAAAGTATATTATATAATATTGCATTTGTTATTGCTGTATTTCTGTGTGTAGTTTTACACGAATTAGGTCATGCTTTAACTGCTAAACGCTATGGTATTCAAACAAAAAAAATAACCCTTTTACCTATTGGAGGAATTGCAAGTCTAGATAAAATTCCTGAATCACCTAAACATGAGTTTTTAGTTACAATTGCTGGTCCTTTGGTAAATTTAATTATTGCTTTGTTGCTTTATTTTGTTATTCCTGTTGAATATATAACCAATCAAAATTTTACTGAGATAATGCACTCAATGGATGATTTCACTTTAAGAAATTTTCTTTTTTTCCTTTTCATTGCAAATATTGGCTTAGTTGTTTTTAACTTAATCCCTGCATTTCCTATGGATGGTGGCCGAATATTCAGATCTATATTAGCAATGAATATGAATCGTGTTAAAGCAACTAGTATTGCATCAAGTGTAGGTCAATTCATTGCCGTAGTATTTCTATTGATTGGGTTAATATATAATCCTATACTCATTTTCATTGCCTTATTTATTTTTTTAGGTGCTTATGGTGAAAACAAATTAGTGCAGCATTTTGCACTAATGAAAGGACACAAAGTAAAAGAAGCAATGATGACAACCTTCACACAATTACGCTCTGAAAACACATTAGATGATGTTGCAAATATTATTATTTCAGGAAGTGAAAAAGATTTTGTTGTTCTCGAAAATAATGAAATTAAAGGTGTGCTTCTTAATGAAACTTTTATCAAAAATTCAGCAAGTAGAGAACTTTTAGTAAAAGATATTATGAAAACAACATATAAAACGGTATCATCAAATGATGATCTTAAGGATGTATATGAGTTATTAGGTTCTCAAACATTAAAATTCTTTCCGGTACTAGAAAACAATAAACTTGTTGGTGTTATAGATTTAATTAATCTTCATGAATTTCTTTTACTTGAATCCAAACTTGAATATTAA
- a CDS encoding universal stress protein — protein sequence MKKILLPTDFSDNSWNAIKYALQLFKDEKCAFYILNTYTPIIYNMEYMMSSTNIYDLDEIVKNQSENGLKDIKQRILNEFKNHKHSFKTISSFNNLIPEIREVVDDKEIDLIVMGTKGASGSKEVLFGSNTVHALKNAHCPLLAIPDDFQFDSLENILFPTDYKIDYKSIQVIPITFLAHIHKSKVHILNVTYGYDLSEEQEKNKKKLESYIEKVEFEFHNVSNKNLQEAINDFQTENFVDMLIMINNKHSFFENIFFKSVVKQIGFHLDIPFLVIPTKK from the coding sequence ATGAAAAAAATTCTCTTACCTACCGATTTTTCTGATAATTCTTGGAATGCAATTAAATACGCTTTGCAGTTATTTAAAGATGAAAAATGTGCTTTTTATATATTAAATACCTATACGCCCATAATTTATAATATGGAGTATATGATGTCTAGCACTAATATTTATGACTTGGATGAGATTGTTAAAAATCAATCTGAAAATGGATTAAAAGATATTAAGCAAAGAATATTGAATGAGTTTAAAAATCATAAGCATAGTTTTAAAACAATTTCTTCATTTAATAATTTAATTCCAGAAATTAGAGAGGTTGTCGATGATAAAGAAATAGATTTGATTGTTATGGGTACCAAAGGAGCAAGTGGATCTAAAGAAGTTTTATTTGGTTCAAATACTGTACATGCACTTAAAAATGCACATTGCCCTCTATTAGCAATACCAGACGACTTTCAATTTGATTCATTAGAAAACATTCTGTTTCCAACCGATTATAAGATTGACTATAAATCAATTCAAGTCATTCCAATAACATTTTTGGCACATATTCATAAATCAAAAGTTCATATTCTAAATGTAACCTATGGGTATGATTTATCAGAAGAGCAAGAAAAGAATAAAAAGAAACTTGAGTCATATATAGAAAAAGTGGAGTTTGAATTTCATAATGTGAGCAATAAAAATTTACAAGAAGCGATTAATGATTTTCAAACAGAAAATTTTGTTGATATGTTAATTATGATAAATAATAAACATTCATTTTTTGAAAATATCTTTTTTAAATCAGTAGTGAAGCAAATTGGTTTTCATCTTGACATACCATTTTTAGTTATTCCAACTAAAAAGTAA
- a CDS encoding WG repeat-containing protein encodes MKKAVNLLVFLILLPTLGFTQSTNEFDFISPFHEGYASIKNGEKWAFIDKNGTITINYRDDLVPITIDNENYPLFKNERCLIDQVINDVTYFGYINPSGNIVIKPQYINATKFEYEKAIVIKLITQNLGYNNVLNKPVVTYKFQEVVIDKNGNELEHLTELTPITLGRNIPKIKSKLISENLIATIGENNKWHIKKI; translated from the coding sequence ATGAAAAAAGCAGTCAACCTATTAGTCTTTTTGATTCTACTTCCTACTTTGGGATTTACACAATCAACAAATGAATTTGATTTTATTTCTCCTTTTCATGAGGGATATGCTTCTATAAAAAATGGAGAAAAATGGGCTTTCATTGATAAAAATGGAACTATTACAATTAACTACCGCGATGATTTAGTTCCTATTACTATTGACAATGAAAACTATCCTCTTTTTAAAAATGAAAGGTGCCTTATTGATCAAGTTATAAATGATGTTACCTATTTTGGATATATTAATCCAAGTGGTAATATAGTTATTAAACCACAATATATCAACGCTACTAAATTTGAATATGAAAAAGCAATTGTTATCAAATTAATAACTCAAAATTTAGGATACAACAACGTACTCAACAAACCTGTGGTAACCTACAAATTTCAAGAAGTAGTTATTGATAAAAACGGAAATGAACTAGAACATTTAACCGAACTAACCCCAATCACCTTAGGTAGAAATATTCCCAAAATAAAATCAAAACTTATTTCAGAAAATTTAATTGCTACTATTGGCGAAAACAATAAATGGCACATTAAAAAAATATAA